GTCCGCGCGGCGTGAGCCGCACCAGCGTCATTCCGGAAACATCCAGCGGCGGGTCATCCGTCCACACCGCCCCTCCGGTGGGAGCGTCCGTGGCGAAGTCGTGCGCGCCGAGCGGCCGCGGGCTGCTTCGGTACCAGAACGCGAAGGGCCCATATTCCATGTTGTCCCAGCGGGTCTTCGAGGCGTCGTGCTCACTGACGTAGCGGAGGAAGTCGTTCCCTTCGTAGAAACCGAACGCGCTGTCCGCCGGTGGCTCCGCGTGTCCAACGCTGCGCAACACGTCCTTCGCCCGTTCCGCCAGCGCCTCCGGAGGCTTCTCCAGCGGGACGCGCCGGTAGAGCTTCGCCTGCCCGCTCATCAGGACCGCGGCCACCACGCCGAGCACGATCCCCGCCAGGCAGAGCCATGCGATCACCGGGCGCAGGCCCTCGGTTTCTCCCGCCGCCGCAACCATCTCCGGCGAGGGCGTCTCGCCCGCCGCCAGCGCGGCCGCGAGCGGGTCGCCGCCCGGCAGCGCCGCCGCCACTTGCAGCGCGGAACCCGGCCGCTTGCGCGGGTCCTTTTCCAGACACCGCAGGATGGCGCGCTCCACCGCCGGGTCCACATCGGCCGCATGACTGGAAGGTGCCGTGGGCTCCGTCTCGGAGTGCTGCCGCTTCCACGCCGCCAGGTTCGCGGCCTCGAATGCCGGCTTGCCGGTGTAAAGCTCGTACAACACCAGGCCGAGCGCGTAGATATCGCTCCGCACCGACGCCGGCTTGCCCTCCAGTTGTTCCGGCGCCATGTATGCCGGAGTGCCGGACTTGTCCCCCGCCGCTTCCTCGGTGCGCAGCGCGAGACCAAAGTCGGTGATGCGCGCGTGCCCGTGGCCATCGATCATCACATTGGCGGGCTTCAGGTCGCGGTGCAGCACGCCCTTTTCGTGCGCCGCCGCCAGCCCGCCGCAGAGCTGCCGCGCGATCTCCAGCGCCTTGGCTCCCGGGAGCCGGCCGATGCGGCTCAACAGCGTGGCCAGGTCCTCGCCGTCCACGTACTCCATGGTGATGAAGTGGTCGCCGTTGACCTCGCCGATGTCGTACACCCGGCAGACGCTGGGGTGGGAGATCTGGCGCGCGTTGCGCACCTCGCCGTGGAGGCGGTCGATCAGCGCGGCATCTTGAAAAGAGGCATGGGGCAGGAACTTCAGCGCCACCGGCTGGCCCAGCTTCAGGTCGTCGGCGCGATAGACCTCTCCCATCCCGCCGCGGCCCAAGAGGCCGATGATGCGGAAGCGCTCCGCCAGCACCGCTCCGGGCGCAAAGCCGCGGCCCTCCGCCGGGGTCGAGACGTGGCCCACCGGGCGCGGAGAAAGCAGCCGGCGCGCATCCGAGGGCAGCGCCGTCGGTGACGATGGCGAACTGGCTGGCGCTCCGCACGACGAGCAGAACCGCGCCGCCTCCGGCACCTCCGCCGCGCAACTGGGGCAGGGGGACATCGCCGCGGATTGTATCCCACGGGCTGTTCTCGGCAGCCGCGAAAGCAATGCGCGCCAGGTGCGCGTCCTACTTGCCCATGAGCATGCCCGCGAATGACTGCCACAGCTGCGTGCCGGAGAGAGCGAGGCGCACTGGGACAGACAAGATGAGCAGCGCGCCGCCCCAGAGATACACCGGATGCACCCGCCGCATGGTGAAAAAGTCGTAGCTCATGCCGAGGAGCAGCACCGGGATGTAGGTGAGCGAAAAGAAGGCCAGCGGACCATGCGCCAGGACGCCCGGGATACGCGCCACCCCGGCGACGGCGATAGCGGTGTAGGCGAGCAGCATCAGGCGCTTGTGCGCGTCTTTGTTTCGCCGCTGCAGGAGCGCCACGACCACGAACAGCGCGAACAGCGCGGTGTCGCCGAGCGGCACCACGAGAAATCCCTCGGGAGTGAGGCCGGGCGGCGCCGCGCCGCGGCGTGCCGCGGCGATCGAGATGGCGATGCCGGCGACGATCATTCCAGCCGCCAGCGCAGCGCCCACCACACCAAGACGCCGATGAACAGCGACGCGCCGCGTGGCCACCAGCGCCGTCTGCACGATGAACAGCAAGACCCAAGCCGTGAAGAGCGCCGCGTGCACGTGGACCACGGTGGTGAACGGGGCGCCGGTGACGGTCGCGTGTGTGCCAAAGAACCAGCTGAGGAAGTAAGTGCGGGAAAAGCCGATGAACACGGCCAGCGCCATCGCGATCGCCATGCCGCTAAAGAAGACGCGGTCGCGCGCGCCCGGCCGGGATATTGGTTTGGGAGCAGTCGCCGCAGCCATCACGGCGGGAGATTAGCATAATCTTGCGAACGCTTAGAATGCTGCTATGCGGCGAGAACAGTTCACCGAGTTGGTGGCGGAGGCGCTCGACAGCCTGCCGGCGGAGTTTCGCCGGCGGATGAAGAATGTCGTCGTGCTGGTGGAAGACGTCCCGATGGAACAACGCAAGCGCGAGCGCGAACGCGACTCGCCACCGCGTCCGCGCTCGGCGCCGCCGAAGACGCTCATCCTCGGACACTTCATCGGCACCGCCGCCACCGAGCGCAGCGTCTTCGCCATCCCCGGCGGGCCCGACCGCGTCATCCTCTATCAGAAAAACATCGAGGCCGTCTGCCGGACGGAGCAGCAGATCCGCGAGCAGGTCCGGCTCACGCTCATCCACGAGGTCGGCCACTACTTTGGGATGAGCGAAGAACAACTGCGCGACGTTTAGTGCGCCGGGTCTGACGCAGCGACTTCTAGTGAGACGGGTCTAATGCAAGGAAGCCCCGCGCGTCACCGCAGACGACGATGCCGGCCCGCCCAACTGCAACGAGATGCGGCGCGCGGCATCCTTTACCATCTCGGCGAAGCGAGGGATCTCCGAGGCGTGGAACTGGGTGACCGTCCCGGTCAGTCCCACGCTCGCGGCCACGCCCTGCGCGCTGAACACCGGCGCAGCCACGCAGCGGATGCCCATCGTGCTCTCCTGTTCGTCGATGGCATAGCCGCGGCGCCGGATGTGCTCGAGGTCGGCGAACAGCTTCGCCGGCGTGGCGATGGTGTGCGCCGTCCACTTCTTCATCCCTTTTCCCAGAATGCCCTGCACTTCTTCTTCCGGAAGCCACGCGAGCAGCGCCTTGCCCACCGAGGTGGAGTGCAGGTTCATCCTGCGGCCCGGCCAGGTGTTCATCTTGATGAAGCCGGGAGCGTCGGCCTTGGCGATGTAGACGGCCTGGCCGTGGTCGAGCACTGCCAGGTGCGCCGTCAAACCGCTCCGTTCGACCAAATGTTGCAGGATGGGCAGCGCTATCTGGCGGACGTCGAGCGATTCCATCGCCCGGCTCGAGAGCGAGAGCAGCGCCAGGCCGAGGCGATACTTTCCATCGGGCTCGCGGCGGACGTATCCGCCGGCCTCGAGCGCGCGCAGGATGTAGCTGGTCGAACTCTTGGGCACCTTCAGCTTGCGGCTGAGTTCGGAGTTGGAGAGCCCGGCGCCGGACTTCGAGATCGCCTCCAGCATGCCAAGCGCGCGATGCACGGCGATGGAAGGGGACTCGGCGACCTGGGTTCGGGTAACGCCTCCGGTCGAACGTGCGTTGCGGGCCACGGTTTGTTCCTGTTCTTCTTACTTCCTGAAACTCTGGTTTACAAAACTAGTGTTCAAGGAATTGAACATACGTCTTGACCTCCTGGAAGTCCAGCCCTACGCTGCGGCTACGCCTGAAGTCGTGTTCAGCATATTGAACACTGGTTGGCTGAGTACGAAGCCAAGGCGCCGGCCCCGCGCCCACTCGTCTCATCCGGAGGGCAGCGCATGCAGGCTTCCACATCAACCTCATCAGCAGCTGGGGCTGCGCGATCAACGGCTGCGCGTCGCCAGGCAGCACTCTTGGAACGCCAATGGAAGACCGACCTGCGCTGGCAGGGAATCCAACGTCCCTACCGCGGCGCGGATGTGGTGCGTCTGCGCGGCAGCGTGCGCATCGAGCACACCCTCGCGCAGCTCGGCGCCGAGCGGCTCTGGTTCCTGCTGCACACGCGGCCGTATGTCCACGCGCTCGGAGCGCTCACCGGCAACCAGGCCATCCAACAGGTGCAGGCCGGGCTGCAGGCCATCTATCTGAGCGGCTGGCAGGTCGCGGCAGACGCCAACAATGCCGGCCAGATGTATCCCGACCAAAGCCTGTATCCCGCGGACAGCGTTCCCGAGGTCGCGCGCCGCATCAATCGCGCCCTCGCCCGCGCCGATCAGGTGTGGCACGCGGAGGGCCCGCACGCCGAAGGCCCGCACGCCGAAAGAAAGAACGGCGTCCACTGGTTCGCGCCCATCGTGGCCGATGCCGAGGCCGGCTTCGGCGGCAACCTCAACGCTTTTGAACTGATGAAGGCGATGATCGAAGCGGGCGCTGCGGCCGTCCACTTCGAAGACCAGTTGTCTTCCGTCAAGAAATGCGGACACCTCGGCGGGAAGGTCCTGGTGCCCACCGGGGAGTTCATCCAGAAGCTGGTCGCGGCGCGGCTCGCTGCCGACGTGATGGGCGTGCCGACCCTCGTGATCGCGCGCACCGACGCCGATTCCGCCGGCCTAATCACCAGCGACGTGGACGAGCGCGACCGTTCCTTCGTCGTCAATATGAAAAACGGCGACGCCCGCTCACCCGAAGGCTTCTTCCGCATCCGCGGCGGTATTGACGCCGCCATCGCCCGCGCCGTGGCCTACGCGCCCTATGCGGACATGTTGTGGTGCGAGACGTCGCATCCCGATCTCGCGGAAGCCAAGGCGTTCGCGGACGCGGTGCACGCCAAGTTTCCCGGGAAACTTCTCGCCTACAACTGTTCGCCTTCATTCAACTGGAAGCAGAAGTTGAGCGAGCAGTCCATCGCCGAGTTCCAGCCGCGCCTCGCCGAAATGGGATACAAGTTCCAGTTCGTCACCCTGGCCGGCTTCCACGCGCTGAACACCGCGATGTTCGAGCTGGCGCGCGATTATCGCGAGCGCGGCATGGCGGCATATTCCGAGCTGCAGGAGCGCGAGTTCCAGGCGGAGCGCGAGCACGGCTACGCCGCGGTGAAGCACCAGCGCTTCGTCGGCACCGGATACTTCGACGAGGTGGCGCAAGTCATCGCCGGCGGGCAGTCTTCGACCACCGCGCTCGCCGGCTCCACCGAGACGGCACAGTTCGCCGCGCAGGAAACGCCGGCCGCCCAGCCGCAACCGAGATCCCCGGAGATCCGGACCGCGATCGTCTAGCAAGCCTTGGCGCCGAATGACCGAGCGGGACGCGAATGCGTCCCGCTTTCTGCTTTCTTCCTCCCGCACTTGCCGCCACCCTCCGCGGCCACTAACCTAGAGCTATGGAAGGCCCGCTGTTGATGACCGAAACGATGAAGGTGGCCTACGACACCTTCCGCACCAACAAGGTGAGGTTCGCGCTCACCGCGCTCGGCATGGTGATCGGCACAGCCTCGCTCATCCTGGTAACGACCATCGGCCTGACCGGCAAGCAGTACATCATGAATCAGATCCAGGCCATCGGCGCCAACATGATCTACGCGTATCAGGAAGGCGGCGGCAACGGCGTCACGTCGAATGCCGCGCCTGATCCGCTCACCGTGGACGATATGACCGCGGTGCAGCAGCAGGTGCCGGGCATCCAGGCGGCCTCGCCCATGACGGAGATGCACGATCGCATCGCCGTCGGCGGCGGCAAGGAGCGCGACATCCTCATCCTTGGGGTCTCGCCCGATTATCAAGTGGTGCGTAATCTCCTGGTGCTCGGCGGGCGCTTCTTCGATGACGATGACACGCGCGGGCGCGCCAAAGTCGCCGTGGTCACGCAGGATTTCGCGAAGCGCATGTTCGGCTCGGTGGATGGCGCCATCGGCCAGACGGTGAAGGTGAGCAACCTCCCCTTCGTGATCGTGGGCGTGTTCCGCGAGCGCGTGGAGACGTTTGGGCAGTCGGAGCTGGCGTCGGACACCATCGTGATCCCCTACACCGTCGCGAAATACTTCAGCGGCACCGACGCGGTGCGGCAGATATTCTTCTCCACCGCCGACGCCGGCGACGTGCAGCGCGCGACCGAGCAGATCCGCCAGGTGCTGCAGTCGCGCCACCGGCAGGAATCCGTCTATCGCGTGGAGAACCTCACGCAACTGCTCGACGTCGCGGCAAAAAGCGCGCAGGCCCTCACCCTGGTGCTGCTGCTGGTCGCCACCGTCACCCTGATCGTGGGCGGCGTGGGCATCATGAACATCATGCTGGTCACGGTGCGCTCGCGCACGCGCGAGATCGGCATCCGCAAAGCCATCGGGGCGACCAGCCGCGCCATCCGCTGGCAGTTCCTCACCGAGGCCATCATCATCTCGGTCGCCGGCGGCGTGATCGGGACCGTCCTCGGGCTCGCGCTTCCGGTCTCGGTGCGCCTCTTCACCAGCGTCCGCATCCCCATCTCGGGATTGTCCGCCATCATCGCCATCGTGGTGTCATCGCTGGTCGGGATCATCTTCGGAACGCTGCCCGCCACGCGCGCCGCGCAGCTCGACCCGGTCGAAGCCCTGCGCTACGAGTAAGTTCCTCCTGGGTCTTGCCTTATCTTTTCCATTCCGAGCCCGCCCCGGATTTAGTTTTGTCATTCCGAGCCCGCCGCGGGCGAGGAAGCCCTATTCCCGCGAGAAACGTTCGCCGCGGAACCGGGTTAGTGAGAGTGAATAAGGAGTTGGCATGAAGAAGCTGATACTGGTCCTCATGCTCGCGGTCCCGCTGTACGCGCAGCACGATCATCACGGCATGGGCGACAAAGCCGGGCCCGAACCGACAGACGCGCACACCAGCGCGAACGCCGATCAGCAGATGGACCACCACCACATCGACATGGGCCCGCACATGAAGCTCACGCCGCTGCGCCCGGCGACGAAGGCAGACCGCGAGCGCGCCGCCGAGATCGCGAGCCAGACGCGCAACGCCATCGGGAAGTACACCGACGTGAGCGTGGCCGAGCGCGATGGCTACAAGCGGTTCGCACCCAACCTGAAGCAGCAGAAGATGTACCACTACACCAATTACTGGTACGCGGCCGAGGCCGCCTTCCGTTTCAATCCTGAACATCCCACGTCCTTGCTTTATCAGGACGACGGCCGCGGCGGCCTCAAGCTGATCGGCGCGATGTTCACCGCGCCCAAGAACGCCGCGCCGGAAGCGCTCGAGCAGCGCGTCCCGCTGTCGGTGGCGCAGTGGCACGCACACGTGAACATGTGCCTGCCGCCCAAGGGCTTGTCGAATGAAGAGAAGCGCGCCCAAATGTCCCAGAGGAATGCCCGCTTTGGCCTCGCCGGCGCCATCATCAGCAGGGAAGAGTGCGAGGCCGCGGGCGGCCGCTTCATGCCGCAAGTCTTCGGCTGGATGGTCCACCTGTATCCGTGGGAGAGCGACCCGCAACAGGTGTGGTCGCTCGAAAAGCAGATGGACCACCACCACTAGACGTCGCGAATATTGCTCACCTTTTTCGCTTGACTTCGTCTGCTAGTGTATTAGCATCTGCTAGTCCATTAGCAGCAGGAGGTCACCCTTGGAATCCCGATTCGGCCGCCGCGAGCGGCAGATCATGGATGTGATCTACCGTTTGGGGAAGGCGAGCGTGGCAGACGTCCGCGCCGCGCTGCCCGATCCCCCCACCTACTCGGCCGTGCGTGGCATGCTGCGGCTGCTCGAGGATAAAGGTTACTTGCAGCACCGCCAGGACGGCTTGAAGTATGTCTACATGCCGACCGTGACGCCGGCGAAGGCGCGCGTTTCTGCTCTGCGCCACCTGGTGACCACGTTCTTTGGCGGGTCTTCGGAAGACGCGGTGGCGGCGCTCCTCGAATTGCCCGATTCCAAGCTCTCCGCGCAAGACCGCCGCCGCCTCGCCGCAATGATCAAGAAGGCCCAGCAGGAGGGAAGGTAGTCATGTCTCTTGACGCAACTTCTGTCGAACTCATCTCGCGCAACACCTATGCGCTGCTCTTTGACGTCAGCCTGAAAGCCACCATCGTGCTCGGCGTGGCGCTTGCCGCCGACCGCCTGCTGCGGCGGCGCTCTGCCGCGCTGCGCCACCTCGTGCTCGTCATCGGTCTCACCGCCGCGTGCGCGTTGCCGCTCGCCGAGCGTGTGCTTCCCCGGATCCCAGCGCCATGGCTGCCCGGCATTGCGCCGGCCATCGCGACGACCGTACCGCAAGTTGTTGCGCCCGTCACGCAGGCGCAGACGTCGCAAGTCAGCCCGCAACCAGCGGCTGAGACGCGAGTCGCGGTTCACGCCGCGCCGGCGAAATCGGCTGCCAGGCGCCCCGACTCCGCAACGGTAGAGACGGAGCTTGCTCCGTCTTCCGAGCCGCAGACCGCCGCAACCGTTGCGCCCACGACTTCCACCACGCAGCCCGTGTCTTCGACCCCGCGTTGGACCATGTTCCGTTGGACCATGTTCCGCTGGCCCACCCTCCTCGCCGCCGCCTGGCTTGCCGGCGCGCTGTTCTTCGTGCTGCGCGTGCTGGCAGGCGTGGCGCGGCTCAGCAGCGTGATCCGCCATGCCCAGCCGGTGAATGATCCGGAGTGGAGTGCGTTGCTGCGGTGCGTGACGAACTCGCTCGGTATACGGCGCCCGGTCACACTGTTGCGGTCGGATGACATCGACGTGCCGCTGACCACGGGCACCATCTATCCGCGCGTGATCCTGCCGCCGGACGCGGACGATTGGACGCCCGCGCGCGCCACCGCCGTGCTCAATCACGAGCTGGCGCACGTGAAGCGCTTCGACGCGCTCACGCAACTGATAGCGCAGGCCGCGCTCGCGCTGCACTGGTTCAATCCGCTGGCCTGGCTGGCGGTGCGGCAGATGCGCCTGGAGCGGGAAAAAGCTTGTGACGATTTCGTGCTCGCCGCCGGCGCCAAGCCCAGCGACTACGCGCGTGACCTGCTCGAGATCGTGACGCAGCTCGGCACCAGGCGCGAGTACGCCGTCGCGCTGGCGATGGCGCGCAAGACGCAGTTTGAAGGACGCCTGCTCGCGCTGCTCGATCCGCGCCGCGATCGTCGCTCACTCTCTCGCGCCGCTGTCCTGGGGACGGTCGTGCTCGCCGCCGCGCTGGTGCTGCCGCTTGCCGCCATGCAGCCGCAGCAAGATGAACCGGCGCAACCGGCGCAGCCCGCGCAACCGGCACAGCCCGCGCAACCCAGCATCGCTGTCGTGCCGACTTCGCCCGCTGCGGCCGTCTCTGCGGACTATGACGAATCGCAACCCGCGACCGCCGCAACCCAAGCCGAAGCGCCCCCCGCGGAAGAAGCGCAGGAAACACCCACGCCAGATGCCGCGCCCGCTCCGGAAGCACGTCCGTCGGAAGGCCCGACGCCGCGCCCGTCAGAAGCTCCGCGAGCAGGTTCCGGTTCCGGTTCGGGCTCGGGCTCCGGTTCGGGTTACGACTTCTCCTATTCGACGCCAACGCCGGTGGCGCAAGGCGTTCCTGGCGTCCCGGGAGTTCCCGGAGTTCCTAGCGTTCCGGCGGTCCCGGCGGCGCCGGGCGGAAAGGGTTTCCCTGATCCCGATTGCAAGAGCACATCCGCGACCACGCACAACAGCATGAGCAGCAACACCGACGATTCCGGCTACCACACGCTCAGCGGCTCGTGGATCAAGGGTGAGTGCACGCTGCGCATCCACGCGGCGGGCAAGCTGGTGTTCAGCGCCGAAGGTACGCAGCTGCTCAGCATCGGTTCGGACGACGGGTTCTTCGACGTCACCGAGACCATCGGCTCGAGCACGCGGCGCGTGAAGGTCACGCCCGCGGCGGGCGCACTGAAGTACGAGTACTGGCGCAACGGCCAGCAGCAGGAGTTCGATGCCGGCGCGCGCGAGTGGTTCGGGCGCTTCCTGCTCGCCTTCGAGCGCCACACCGGATACTCCGCCGACACGCGCGTGCCGGCCATCCTGCAGCGCGGCGGCCCGAATGCGCTGCTCAACGAAGTGAACCAGATATCGAGCGACTACGTGGCCTCGATCTATCTGCGCAAGATGCTCGAGCTCACCAAACTCGACGCCGCCACGCTGCGCCGCACCATCGAGCAATCGACCCGGCAGATCAGCTCGGATTACGAGAAGGCGCGCATCCTGATGACCGTCGCGCAGAAGTATGAGTTAGCCGACGAAGCCAGCCGGTCGGCGTTCCTCGTGGGCGCCGATTCGCTGAAGTCGGACTACGAACATGCTCGCGTGCTCATCGAGCTGCTCAAGCGCCCTAACCTCTCGCAAGAGAATTCGCGGATGGCGCTCAACTCGGCGGCGCGGTTGAAGTCGGACTACGAGCGCGCCCGCGTGCTCATGTCCATGCTCGACGCGCGCATGGTAGACGCCAGCATGCAAGAAGTGTTCTTCGCCGCCGCCGACGGCATCAAGAGCGACTACGAGCACTCGCGCACGCTCATCGGATTGCTGAACCACGTTCCGCTGAATCAGCAGATCGTGGTGCGGCTGCTGCAGGCGACCGCGAGCATCCAGTCAGACTACGAGCGCGCGCGCGTGCTGACCACCACAGCCGAGAAGTATGCCGTCTCCGGGCCGGCCCGCAGCGCGTATCTGCAGGCCGCGAACGGCATCAAGAGCGAGTACGAACGCAACCGCGCGCTGGCAGCACTCACCAACAGCACGCGGATGTGAGCGGACCGCTGGCCACTTATCACGGGCGTCTGTAGAATCGCGGCTTCATGGCTGAGGACCGCCCGCCGAACCTAGCCTCGCGCACGCTGCGCCTACTGCGTCCATCGCACCAGCACTCGGCATACTCCGCCACCGTGCTGCTGATGTTCGCGGTGCTGCTCTCGCGCGTGATCGGCTACGCGCGCGAGGCGTACATCGCGTGGGCCTTCGGCGCCGGCCCGCAGACGGACGCATACGTTGCCGCCTTCACCCTGCCGGACTGGCTGAACTATCTCGTTGCCGGCGGCACCGCCTCCATCACCTTCATCGCCATCTTCACGCGCTATCTCGCCGAGAACCGCGAAGCGGAGGCGCAGAAGGCGTTCAACGTCGTGGTGACGGTGATGTCTGCCGTGCTGCTGGTGGGCGTGGCCATCGCCGAGATGTTCACGCCGCAGATCGTGCGGCTCATGTTTCCCAAGTTCTCCGCCGAGCAGATGGCGCAGTGCGTCTACCTCACGCGCATCCTGCTGCCGGCGCAGATCTTCTTCTATGTGGGCGGCGTGGTCTCAGCCGTGCTCTTGTCGCGCCGCTTGTTTCTCTACCCTGCGCTCGGGCCGCTG
This genomic interval from Acidobacteriota bacterium contains the following:
- a CDS encoding BlaI/MecI/CopY family transcriptional regulator; the protein is MESRFGRRERQIMDVIYRLGKASVADVRAALPDPPTYSAVRGMLRLLEDKGYLQHRQDGLKYVYMPTVTPAKARVSALRHLVTTFFGGSSEDAVAALLELPDSKLSAQDRRRLAAMIKKAQQEGR
- a CDS encoding IclR family transcriptional regulator; translated protein: MARNARSTGGVTRTQVAESPSIAVHRALGMLEAISKSGAGLSNSELSRKLKVPKSSTSYILRALEAGGYVRREPDGKYRLGLALLSLSSRAMESLDVRQIALPILQHLVERSGLTAHLAVLDHGQAVYIAKADAPGFIKMNTWPGRRMNLHSTSVGKALLAWLPEEEVQGILGKGMKKWTAHTIATPAKLFADLEHIRRRGYAIDEQESTMGIRCVAAPVFSAQGVAASVGLTGTVTQFHASEIPRFAEMVKDAARRISLQLGGPASSSAVTRGASLH
- a CDS encoding protein kinase, producing MSPCPSCAAEVPEAARFCSSCGAPASSPSSPTALPSDARRLLSPRPVGHVSTPAEGRGFAPGAVLAERFRIIGLLGRGGMGEVYRADDLKLGQPVALKFLPHASFQDAALIDRLHGEVRNARQISHPSVCRVYDIGEVNGDHFITMEYVDGEDLATLLSRIGRLPGAKALEIARQLCGGLAAAHEKGVLHRDLKPANVMIDGHGHARITDFGLALRTEEAAGDKSGTPAYMAPEQLEGKPASVRSDIYALGLVLYELYTGKPAFEAANLAAWKRQHSETEPTAPSSHAADVDPAVERAILRCLEKDPRKRPGSALQVAAALPGGDPLAAALAAGETPSPEMVAAAGETEGLRPVIAWLCLAGIVLGVVAAVLMSGQAKLYRRVPLEKPPEALAERAKDVLRSVGHAEPPADSAFGFYEGNDFLRYVSEHDASKTRWDNMEYGPFAFWYRSSPRPLGAHDFATDAPTGGAVWTDDPPLDVSGMTLVRLTPRGHLVQLVVVPAQVEDSPGAAVPVDWGQLFVAAGLDASKWTSAQSTWTPPVYSDTRAAWTGALAERPEMPMRIEAAAYRGKPVYFQLIGPMTRPEREQAYKPTPAERAAQVAGIFLLLLLLTGSAILARRNLRLGRGDRRGAFRLATVVFAASAVAFLLGAHHVADFYEFALFFAALSLGIAGSFYIGIIYIALEPYVRRRWPATLISWSRLLAGGVLDPLVGRDVLFGCLLSITGICVVRLAWFVPLWLGRPPVQPYSGPTWQLLGARAIISTLSNGIIFAILAGLASLAILFLFRTLLRKDWAAAVAFVLFVGLVGATATGGSIAVVLVPRLILAALGVFLLIRFGVLALVAANVFDVFLGSFPLTTQMSSWYADISLAGMLLMAAIAFYAFYISLGGRSPFGASDLEE
- a CDS encoding metallopeptidase family protein, producing the protein MRREQFTELVAEALDSLPAEFRRRMKNVVVLVEDVPMEQRKRERERDSPPRPRSAPPKTLILGHFIGTAATERSVFAIPGGPDRVILYQKNIEAVCRTEQQIREQVRLTLIHEVGHYFGMSEEQLRDV
- the aceA gene encoding isocitrate lyase — encoded protein: MQASTSTSSAAGAARSTAARRQAALLERQWKTDLRWQGIQRPYRGADVVRLRGSVRIEHTLAQLGAERLWFLLHTRPYVHALGALTGNQAIQQVQAGLQAIYLSGWQVAADANNAGQMYPDQSLYPADSVPEVARRINRALARADQVWHAEGPHAEGPHAERKNGVHWFAPIVADAEAGFGGNLNAFELMKAMIEAGAAAVHFEDQLSSVKKCGHLGGKVLVPTGEFIQKLVAARLAADVMGVPTLVIARTDADSAGLITSDVDERDRSFVVNMKNGDARSPEGFFRIRGGIDAAIARAVAYAPYADMLWCETSHPDLAEAKAFADAVHAKFPGKLLAYNCSPSFNWKQKLSEQSIAEFQPRLAEMGYKFQFVTLAGFHALNTAMFELARDYRERGMAAYSELQEREFQAEREHGYAAVKHQRFVGTGYFDEVAQVIAGGQSSTTALAGSTETAQFAAQETPAAQPQPRSPEIRTAIV
- a CDS encoding ABC transporter permease produces the protein MEGPLLMTETMKVAYDTFRTNKVRFALTALGMVIGTASLILVTTIGLTGKQYIMNQIQAIGANMIYAYQEGGGNGVTSNAAPDPLTVDDMTAVQQQVPGIQAASPMTEMHDRIAVGGGKERDILILGVSPDYQVVRNLLVLGGRFFDDDDTRGRAKVAVVTQDFAKRMFGSVDGAIGQTVKVSNLPFVIVGVFRERVETFGQSELASDTIVIPYTVAKYFSGTDAVRQIFFSTADAGDVQRATEQIRQVLQSRHRQESVYRVENLTQLLDVAAKSAQALTLVLLLVATVTLIVGGVGIMNIMLVTVRSRTREIGIRKAIGATSRAIRWQFLTEAIIISVAGGVIGTVLGLALPVSVRLFTSVRIPISGLSAIIAIVVSSLVGIIFGTLPATRAAQLDPVEALRYE